From the genome of Microbispora sp. ZYX-F-249, one region includes:
- a CDS encoding chorismate mutase family protein — translation MAGNGTGEDGLETLRASLDRIDESLLDTLRRRIECCVEIAHFKREHHVPMMQPHRIGIVQRRAARYAQDHGIDPDFLRRLYELVIAETCRVEDLVIGDVAAR, via the coding sequence ATGGCTGGCAACGGCACCGGAGAAGACGGTCTGGAGACGCTGCGGGCCTCGCTCGACCGTATCGACGAGTCGCTGCTCGACACGCTGCGCAGGCGTATCGAGTGCTGCGTCGAAATCGCGCATTTCAAGCGCGAGCACCACGTCCCGATGATGCAGCCCCACCGCATCGGCATCGTGCAGCGGCGGGCCGCCCGATATGCGCAGGACCACGGGATCGACCCCGACTTCCTGCGCCGGCTCTACGAACTCGTCATCGCGGAGACCTGCAGGGTCGAGGACCTGGTGATCGGCGATGTCGCCGCTCGGTGA
- a CDS encoding class I adenylate-forming enzyme family protein codes for MTISHETVLTPEQRARFAADPDLGGGNLLTKAIEANPHPELPFIHLGRPLTNTRGEQQTEFSLLELDELAQSWSVWYLRQGVRPRDRVAIYLEDSFAYSLHFYALAQIGAVAVLVNSKASRYIATELCRQTNPVGMYTDIAHLEILGEEFHLLPGLRWTQVAEELPAPPHAALPEEARFRHVGEDPVSILHSSGTTGRPKPVIQTHRSCVAGPRFRLVDHHEQPGAVMMTALPQSHLGCIAYTTYAVLGGTPLVPWFDTSGPELAKAVEKYRPTTVMAFGHAYAELAGADLPAGAIDSVNVWISIGDAVHEKHIKGILAMRDPSLPPAAFFDRLGTTELGWGVLLKVRTLADERNDRCVGKPVGVAEVAVLRRDGTVADVNEVGLLGAKGPAITAGYWSDSDTTYRSKLSGYWLTGDMAYRDEAGNYFQVDRAVDAIETPSGTGYSVFMEELLLNDLPEVLDCAVVAAIHRGRTVPVAVVTSSAARPDAQRLLNEANEKLKAAGHPELTMLEVARTDEDFPVGVTGKVLKRRLREKYSSLSTYIRENGGKSLGTILTDVFV; via the coding sequence ATGACCATCTCCCACGAGACCGTCCTCACGCCGGAGCAGCGCGCCAGGTTCGCCGCGGACCCGGACCTCGGCGGCGGCAACCTGCTGACGAAGGCCATCGAGGCGAACCCGCACCCGGAGCTGCCGTTCATCCACCTGGGCCGGCCGCTGACCAACACCCGGGGTGAGCAGCAGACCGAGTTCAGCCTGCTGGAGCTGGACGAGCTGGCCCAGAGCTGGTCGGTGTGGTACCTGCGCCAGGGCGTACGCCCCCGCGACCGCGTGGCCATCTACCTGGAGGACTCCTTCGCCTACTCCCTGCACTTCTACGCGCTGGCCCAGATCGGCGCGGTGGCGGTGCTGGTCAACAGCAAGGCGTCGCGGTACATCGCCACCGAGCTGTGCCGCCAGACCAACCCGGTCGGCATGTACACCGACATCGCCCACCTGGAGATCCTCGGCGAGGAGTTCCACCTGCTGCCCGGCCTGCGGTGGACGCAGGTGGCCGAGGAACTGCCGGCGCCGCCGCACGCCGCGCTGCCCGAGGAGGCCCGCTTCCGCCACGTCGGCGAGGACCCGGTCTCGATCCTGCACTCCTCCGGCACCACCGGGCGGCCCAAGCCGGTCATCCAGACCCACCGCTCGTGTGTGGCCGGGCCCCGCTTCCGCCTCGTGGACCACCACGAGCAGCCCGGCGCCGTGATGATGACCGCGCTGCCGCAGTCGCACCTCGGCTGCATCGCCTACACGACGTACGCCGTGCTGGGCGGCACGCCCCTCGTGCCCTGGTTCGACACCAGCGGCCCCGAGCTGGCCAAGGCCGTCGAGAAGTACCGCCCGACGACCGTCATGGCCTTCGGTCACGCGTACGCCGAGCTGGCGGGCGCGGACCTGCCGGCCGGGGCGATCGACTCGGTCAACGTCTGGATCTCCATCGGCGACGCGGTCCACGAGAAGCACATCAAGGGCATCCTGGCCATGCGCGACCCGTCGCTGCCGCCGGCCGCGTTCTTCGACCGCCTCGGCACCACCGAGCTGGGCTGGGGCGTGCTGCTGAAGGTCCGCACGCTGGCCGACGAGCGCAACGACCGGTGCGTGGGCAAGCCGGTCGGCGTCGCCGAGGTCGCGGTGCTGCGCAGGGACGGCACGGTCGCCGACGTCAACGAGGTCGGGCTGCTCGGCGCGAAGGGCCCGGCGATCACCGCCGGATACTGGAGCGACTCCGACACCACCTACCGCAGCAAGCTGTCGGGCTACTGGCTGACCGGCGACATGGCCTACCGCGACGAGGCGGGCAACTACTTCCAGGTCGACCGGGCGGTGGACGCCATCGAGACCCCGAGCGGCACCGGCTACTCGGTCTTCATGGAGGAGCTGCTGCTCAACGACCTGCCCGAGGTCCTCGACTGCGCCGTGGTGGCCGCCATCCACCGCGGACGCACCGTCCCGGTGGCGGTCGTGACGTCCAGCGCCGCCAGGCCGGACGCGCAGAGGTTGCTCAACGAGGCGAACGAGAAGCTGAAGGCCGCCGGCCACCCCGAGCTGACCATGCTGGAGGTCGCGCGCACCGACGAGGACTTCCCGGTCGGCGTCACCGGAAAGGTCCTCAAGCGCCGGCTGCGGGAGAAGTACAGCTCGCTGTCGACCTACATCCGCGAGAACGGCGGCAAGTCGCTCGGCACCATCCTCACCGACGTCTTCGTCTGA
- a CDS encoding prephenate dehydrogenase/arogenate dehydrogenase family protein, with product MTRGETDLLRRCVVVGGAGAVGGLFAGHLLRSGAEVVVVDPAPSAGRPSADQPSADQPSAGGPRFLRGDITDIGPDLAEEIGRADLVLLAVPEPVALAAVKQVAAAMRPGALLADTLSVKGPIAEAVRAHAGDVEAAGLNPMFAPSLGFAGRPVAAVVVHDGPRTRALLRLVDSWGGRAVRLGAHEHDRLAAATQALTHAAVLSFGFALARLGVGVAELAAVAPPPHATLLALLARIASGTPEVYWDVQSANPQAAAARAALAEGVRTLAALLDGPADGPSDGEAEFAAALGGLRDLLGPDLGFYRDTCAEMFGALRPPEHAPGPYQPDPSTSTSRPVTNER from the coding sequence ATGACCCGCGGGGAGACGGACCTGCTGCGGCGCTGTGTCGTCGTGGGCGGCGCGGGCGCGGTGGGCGGCCTGTTCGCCGGGCACCTGCTGCGGTCCGGCGCCGAGGTGGTCGTCGTCGACCCCGCACCCAGCGCCGGCCGGCCCAGCGCCGACCAGCCCAGTGCCGACCAGCCCAGTGCCGGGGGGCCGAGGTTCCTGCGCGGCGACATCACGGACATCGGGCCCGATCTCGCCGAGGAGATCGGGCGGGCCGACCTCGTCCTGCTCGCGGTGCCCGAGCCGGTGGCCCTGGCGGCGGTGAAACAGGTCGCCGCCGCGATGCGCCCGGGCGCGCTGCTCGCCGACACGCTCTCGGTCAAGGGCCCGATCGCCGAGGCGGTCCGGGCGCACGCCGGGGACGTCGAGGCGGCCGGTCTCAACCCGATGTTCGCCCCCTCGCTCGGCTTCGCCGGGCGGCCGGTCGCCGCCGTCGTGGTCCACGACGGCCCCCGGACCCGGGCGCTGCTGCGGCTGGTCGACAGCTGGGGCGGCCGTGCCGTACGGCTCGGCGCGCACGAGCACGACCGGCTGGCCGCGGCGACGCAGGCGCTCACCCACGCGGCGGTGCTGTCGTTCGGCTTCGCGCTGGCCCGCCTCGGCGTCGGGGTCGCCGAACTGGCCGCCGTCGCCCCGCCGCCGCACGCCACGCTGCTCGCGCTGCTGGCCCGGATCGCCTCGGGCACCCCGGAGGTCTACTGGGACGTCCAGTCGGCCAACCCGCAGGCCGCCGCCGCCCGCGCGGCGCTCGCGGAAGGCGTACGCACACTCGCCGCCCTCCTCGACGGCCCGGCGGACGGCCCGTCGGACGGGGAGGCGGAGTTCGCGGCGGCCCTGGGCGGGCTGCGCGATCTCCTCGGTCCCGATCTCGGCTTCTACCGCGACACCTGCGCCGAGATGTTCGGCGCACTGCGCCCCCCTGAGCACGCCCCGGGCCCGTACCAGCCCGACCCCTCTACGAGCACGTCACGCCCCGTCACGAATGAAAGGTGA
- the pabB gene encoding aminodeoxychorismate synthase component I produces MRTILIDNYDSFTYNLYQLLGEVNGQPPVVVRNDADWSQVPIHEFDSVVISPGPGRPERARDFGVSARAIRESGLPVLGVCLGHQGICHLFGGTVTHAPEPMHGRVSQVRHTGADIFAGLPSPFSVVRYHSLAATDLPDELEAVAWTDDGVVMGVRHRTEPVWGVQFHPESISSEHGRELLANFRDLALAHGRARREAAEAARSPYRVHVRRLPLLPDAETAYRELFAGKEHGFWLDSSSVIEGLSRFSFMGDGSGPLAEYVTYRVAEGAVTVRRPGGSVQRVEQPFFDYLDERLRERAVPAGEGLPFDFNLGYVGYLGYELKAEAGGQAAHRAEEPDAALLFADRMLVLDDVEGVSYLLALTKDGGPDAGDALAWLDETGARLFSLPRREPSEPAAFAGVGMTDPAIADAVELRHDKQGYLSRIGDCLEEIYHGESYEICLTNAVTVRAEIDPLRTYSHLRTISPVPYGALLDFPDVAVLSASPERFLTIGPDRVAESKPIKGTRPRGATPEEDEALRHDLLSREKDRAENLMIVDLIRNDLNTVCEVGSVHVPRLFHVETYAPVHQLVSTIRGTLRPEESVVSCVRAAFPGGSMTGAPKIRTMEIIDRLEEGPRGAYSGALGWFSLGGAADLSIIIRTLVATRDRVSFGVGGAIVALSDPEEEFEETVVKSRAMITAVLATAAQTVGA; encoded by the coding sequence ATGAGAACGATCCTGATCGACAATTACGACTCGTTCACCTACAACCTCTATCAGCTCCTGGGCGAGGTGAACGGGCAGCCCCCGGTGGTGGTGCGCAACGACGCCGACTGGTCGCAGGTGCCGATCCACGAGTTCGACAGCGTCGTGATCTCCCCCGGGCCCGGCCGGCCCGAGCGGGCCCGCGACTTCGGCGTCAGCGCGCGGGCCATCCGGGAGAGCGGGCTGCCCGTGCTCGGCGTCTGCCTCGGTCACCAGGGCATCTGCCATCTGTTCGGCGGGACCGTCACCCACGCGCCGGAGCCGATGCACGGCCGCGTATCACAGGTGCGCCACACCGGGGCCGACATCTTCGCGGGCCTGCCCTCGCCGTTCTCGGTCGTGCGCTACCACTCGCTGGCGGCCACCGACCTGCCGGACGAGCTGGAGGCCGTGGCCTGGACCGACGACGGCGTGGTCATGGGGGTCCGGCACCGCACCGAGCCCGTCTGGGGCGTGCAGTTCCACCCCGAGTCGATCAGCAGCGAGCACGGCCGCGAGCTGCTGGCGAACTTCCGCGACCTCGCGCTGGCCCACGGCCGGGCCAGGCGGGAGGCCGCCGAGGCCGCCCGCTCGCCGTACCGGGTGCACGTGCGCAGGCTGCCGCTGCTGCCGGACGCGGAGACCGCCTACCGCGAGCTGTTCGCGGGCAAGGAGCACGGCTTCTGGCTCGACAGCAGCTCGGTGATCGAGGGGCTGTCGCGGTTCTCGTTCATGGGCGACGGCTCCGGGCCGCTCGCCGAGTACGTCACCTACCGGGTGGCGGAGGGAGCGGTCACCGTCAGGCGGCCCGGCGGGTCCGTGCAGCGCGTCGAGCAGCCGTTCTTCGACTACCTGGACGAGCGGCTGCGCGAGCGCGCGGTGCCCGCGGGCGAGGGCCTGCCGTTCGACTTCAACCTCGGGTACGTCGGCTACCTGGGCTACGAGCTCAAGGCGGAGGCGGGCGGCCAGGCCGCGCACCGCGCCGAGGAGCCCGACGCGGCGCTGCTGTTCGCCGACCGGATGCTCGTGCTCGACGACGTGGAGGGCGTCAGCTACCTGCTCGCGCTCACCAAGGACGGGGGGCCGGACGCCGGCGACGCGCTCGCCTGGCTGGACGAGACGGGCGCCCGGCTGTTCTCCCTGCCCAGGCGTGAGCCGTCCGAGCCGGCCGCCTTCGCCGGGGTCGGCATGACCGACCCGGCCATCGCGGACGCGGTGGAGCTGCGGCACGACAAGCAGGGCTACCTCAGCCGGATCGGCGACTGCCTGGAGGAGATCTACCACGGCGAGTCCTACGAGATCTGCCTGACCAACGCCGTCACCGTCCGCGCCGAGATCGACCCGCTGCGGACCTACAGCCACCTGCGCACGATCAGCCCGGTGCCGTACGGCGCGCTGCTCGACTTCCCCGACGTCGCGGTGCTGAGCGCCTCGCCCGAGCGGTTCCTGACGATCGGCCCGGACCGGGTCGCCGAGTCCAAGCCGATCAAGGGCACCCGGCCGCGCGGCGCGACGCCCGAGGAGGACGAGGCGCTCCGCCACGACCTGCTCAGCCGCGAGAAGGACCGCGCGGAGAACCTCATGATCGTCGACTTGATCCGCAACGACCTCAACACGGTCTGCGAGGTCGGGTCGGTGCACGTGCCCCGGCTGTTCCACGTCGAGACGTACGCGCCGGTCCACCAGCTCGTCTCCACCATCCGCGGCACGCTGCGGCCGGAGGAGTCGGTGGTGAGCTGCGTGCGGGCCGCCTTCCCCGGCGGGTCGATGACCGGCGCGCCCAAGATCCGCACCATGGAGATCATCGACCGGCTGGAGGAGGGCCCGCGCGGCGCCTACTCCGGCGCGCTCGGCTGGTTCTCCCTGGGCGGGGCCGCCGACCTCAGCATCATCATCCGCACCCTCGTCGCCACCCGGGACCGGGTCAGCTTCGGCGTCGGCGGCGCGATCGTCGCCCTGTCGGACCCCGAGGAGGAGTTCGAGGAGACCGTCGTCAAGTCCCGCGCCATGATCACCGCGGTGCTGGCCACCGCGGCCCAGACCGTGGGGGCCTGA
- a CDS encoding ATP-grasp domain-containing protein: MICRAPLYLRELSRRGLRILVVTPASWREQALAQMRDPAHPASVIEEIAFTDGDVNTENSFTAGVISGVRAWRDRYDITGVYALGETLVEPTGLLADALGLPSPGLRATRACRSKYLQRWYLPEFSPASAVVPPAARAAFAADGVSFPAVVKPTGRHSSSGVETVRDAAELRAQLDTYLPHETVLVEEKVAGQEFSVESLVQDGRIVFASVTRKETTESGARTFVELSHSVPNELDGVDGVILDANRRMLERLAFACGIAHAEWRVDGTGRPYLMEVAARTPGDGLSILYSLATGTPMEPEIVRIALGEPAAYPAPRRYARQVYLEHEPGRLGDVTVEWPGISPAWVGEGGLWPEIAPGAPDDPPTLRAVLVLKDRGAELGPLHSSDDRAVTFLIDAPTPAELDELEMRVRHALRIHTLAPEPTGVRM; encoded by the coding sequence GTGATCTGCCGGGCCCCTCTTTATCTGCGCGAACTGTCCCGCCGGGGGCTGCGGATCCTCGTGGTCACACCGGCGTCCTGGCGGGAGCAGGCGCTGGCCCAGATGCGCGACCCCGCGCATCCGGCCTCGGTCATCGAGGAGATCGCCTTCACCGACGGCGACGTCAACACGGAGAACTCGTTCACCGCGGGCGTGATCTCCGGCGTCCGGGCCTGGCGGGACCGCTACGACATCACCGGCGTCTACGCGCTCGGCGAGACGCTGGTCGAGCCGACCGGCCTGCTCGCCGACGCCCTGGGGCTGCCCTCCCCCGGCCTGCGGGCCACCCGCGCCTGCCGCAGCAAGTATCTGCAGCGGTGGTACCTGCCGGAGTTCAGCCCGGCCTCGGCGGTCGTCCCGCCGGCCGCGCGCGCCGCGTTCGCCGCGGACGGCGTGTCGTTCCCCGCCGTGGTCAAGCCCACCGGCCGCCACTCCAGCTCCGGCGTGGAGACCGTGCGCGACGCGGCCGAGCTGCGCGCCCAGCTCGACACGTACCTGCCGCACGAGACGGTGCTGGTGGAGGAGAAGGTGGCGGGCCAGGAGTTCTCCGTGGAGAGCCTCGTGCAGGACGGCCGGATCGTCTTCGCCTCGGTGACCCGCAAGGAGACCACAGAGTCGGGCGCCCGCACCTTCGTCGAGCTGTCCCACTCGGTCCCGAACGAGCTCGACGGCGTGGACGGCGTCATCCTCGACGCCAACCGGCGCATGCTCGAACGGCTGGCCTTCGCATGCGGCATCGCGCACGCCGAGTGGCGGGTGGACGGCACGGGCCGGCCGTACCTGATGGAGGTCGCCGCGCGCACCCCCGGTGACGGCCTGTCGATCCTCTACTCGCTCGCGACCGGCACCCCGATGGAGCCGGAGATCGTCCGCATCGCCCTCGGGGAGCCCGCGGCCTACCCCGCACCGCGCCGGTACGCACGGCAGGTCTACCTGGAGCACGAGCCCGGCCGGCTCGGCGACGTGACGGTGGAGTGGCCGGGGATCTCGCCGGCCTGGGTGGGCGAGGGCGGCCTGTGGCCCGAGATCGCGCCCGGCGCCCCGGACGACCCGCCCACGCTGCGGGCCGTGCTCGTGCTGAAGGACCGCGGCGCGGAGCTCGGGCCGCTGCACAGCTCCGACGACCGTGCGGTGACGTTCCTCATCGACGCGCCCACCCCGGCCGAGCTGGACGAGCTCGAGATGCGCGTACGGCACGCCCTGCGGATCCACACGCTCGCGCCCGAGCCCACCGGCGTGCGGATGTGA
- a CDS encoding molybdopterin oxidoreductase family protein, translating to MRAATSTRPADAAVGAVDTHCPYCALQCGMTLSPAGRASVRVRPRDPSAGGLCQKGWTAAALLGSPARLTTPLVRDGGTLRPASWDEALGLVARRIEEIVAARGPDAVAVFGGGGLTNEKAYLLGKFARVALGTSQVDYNGRFCMSSAAAAAHRAFGLDRGLPFPLADLDGADAVLLAGGNPAETMPPFLSHLRRAVDAGGLIVVDPRRTPTAERAALHLAPAPGTDLALALGILHAAVADGHLDHAYVGDRTTGFEEAWRVAAGWWPERVERVTGVAAADQRRAAAILAGAASAYVLTGRGTEQHATGVDTVGAWINLALALGLPGRRGSGWGCLTGQGNGQGGREHGQKADQLPGYRRIDDPAARAHVARVWGVEPSALPGPGRSAFELLDALGTPDGPSALLVFGSNPVVSAPHSARVAGRLAALDLLVVADLVLSETAGAADVVLPITQWAEEDGTMTNLEGRVLLRRRALAPPPGVRTDLEILHDLAVRLGQPPERFPADPETVFTELRAASEGGPADYSGVTWDRLRAGERLHWPVPRTPGHRGTPRLFLDRFAHPGGRARFAAVDHKGPAEPPDEDFPLYAITGRVLQHYQSGAQTRRVEELRAAVPEAYVEVHPDTARRAGLRDGAAAQVVGRRGRALATVRCVPSMRPDVVFLPFHFPGAQRANLVTNPALDPVSRMPEFKVCAVRLAPAGEREAQ from the coding sequence ATGCGCGCGGCGACGAGCACGCGCCCGGCGGACGCCGCTGTCGGTGCCGTCGACACTCACTGCCCGTACTGCGCGTTGCAGTGCGGCATGACCCTCAGCCCGGCGGGCCGCGCCTCGGTCCGGGTGCGGCCCCGCGACCCGTCCGCGGGCGGCCTGTGCCAGAAGGGCTGGACCGCCGCGGCCCTGCTCGGCTCGCCGGCCCGGCTCACCACGCCGCTCGTCCGGGACGGCGGGACGCTGCGCCCGGCGAGCTGGGACGAGGCCCTCGGCCTGGTCGCCCGCAGGATCGAGGAGATCGTCGCGGCGCGGGGGCCGGACGCCGTCGCGGTCTTCGGCGGCGGCGGGCTCACCAACGAGAAGGCCTATCTGCTCGGCAAGTTCGCCCGGGTGGCGCTCGGCACCTCCCAGGTGGACTACAACGGCAGGTTCTGCATGTCGTCGGCGGCGGCCGCGGCGCACCGCGCCTTCGGGCTCGACCGGGGGCTGCCGTTCCCCCTGGCCGACCTGGACGGCGCGGACGCGGTGCTGCTCGCCGGGGGCAACCCGGCCGAGACGATGCCGCCCTTCCTGTCGCACCTGCGCCGGGCCGTGGACGCCGGCGGGCTGATCGTGGTCGATCCCCGGCGCACCCCCACGGCCGAGCGCGCCGCGCTGCACCTCGCGCCGGCCCCCGGCACCGACCTCGCGCTGGCGCTCGGCATCCTGCACGCCGCCGTGGCCGACGGGCACCTCGACCACGCGTACGTCGGCGACCGTACGACGGGGTTCGAGGAGGCCTGGCGGGTGGCCGCCGGCTGGTGGCCCGAGCGGGTGGAGCGGGTGACCGGCGTCGCCGCCGCCGACCAGCGCAGGGCCGCCGCGATCCTGGCCGGGGCCGCGAGCGCGTACGTGCTGACCGGGCGCGGCACCGAGCAGCACGCCACGGGTGTGGACACGGTCGGGGCCTGGATCAACCTGGCGCTCGCGCTGGGCCTGCCCGGCCGCCGGGGCTCGGGCTGGGGCTGCCTGACCGGCCAGGGCAACGGGCAGGGCGGGCGCGAGCACGGGCAGAAGGCCGACCAGCTCCCCGGCTACCGGCGGATCGACGACCCGGCGGCCCGCGCGCACGTGGCGCGGGTGTGGGGGGTCGAGCCGTCCGCGCTGCCCGGCCCGGGGCGGTCGGCGTTCGAGCTGCTCGACGCGCTCGGCACGCCGGACGGCCCGTCCGCGCTGCTGGTCTTCGGCAGCAACCCGGTGGTGTCGGCGCCGCATTCGGCCCGGGTGGCCGGACGGCTGGCCGCGCTCGACCTCCTCGTGGTCGCCGACCTCGTGCTGTCGGAGACCGCCGGGGCCGCCGACGTGGTGCTGCCGATCACGCAGTGGGCCGAGGAGGACGGCACGATGACCAACCTCGAAGGGCGCGTGCTGCTGCGCCGCCGTGCGCTCGCCCCGCCGCCCGGGGTGCGCACCGACCTGGAGATCCTGCACGACCTCGCCGTACGGCTCGGGCAGCCGCCTGAGCGCTTCCCCGCCGACCCGGAGACGGTCTTCACCGAGCTGCGGGCGGCCTCGGAGGGCGGCCCCGCCGACTACTCGGGCGTGACCTGGGACCGGCTGCGGGCCGGGGAGCGGCTCCACTGGCCGGTGCCGCGAACGCCTGGACATCGGGGGACGCCGCGGCTGTTCCTGGACCGGTTCGCCCATCCCGGCGGGCGGGCCAGGTTCGCCGCCGTGGACCACAAAGGGCCGGCCGAGCCGCCGGACGAGGACTTCCCCCTGTACGCGATCACCGGCCGGGTGCTCCAGCACTACCAGTCGGGCGCGCAGACCCGCCGCGTGGAGGAGCTCCGCGCGGCCGTGCCCGAGGCGTACGTCGAGGTGCACCCGGACACGGCGCGGCGGGCCGGGCTGCGGGACGGCGCGGCGGCGCAGGTCGTCGGCAGGCGCGGGCGGGCCCTCGCGACGGTGCGCTGCGTGCCGTCGATGCGGCCCGACGTGGTCTTCCTGCCGTTCCACTTCCCGGGCGCCCAGCGCGCCAACCTCGTGACCAATCCGGCGCTCGACCCCGTCAGCCGGATGCCCGAATTCAAGGTCTGCGCCGTACGGCTGGCGCCGGCGGGTGAACGGGAGGCGCAGTGA
- the aroF gene encoding 3-deoxy-7-phosphoheptulonate synthase, translating into MTDAELLLVFDSTIDPSGFAGWARHFDSTGTTARTYRLGGADVIVAQGPATVLPAPAGLPQPRQTVRAGGGFRLGRRELFPSGTVVSIGSTLIGDGDIAVFAGPCAVENPGQMMSTAAAVARHGAVGLRGGAFKPRTTPYSFQGLKWAGLELLAKAREETGLPILTEVVDPRHVDRMAEVVDGFQIGTRNMQNFELLIEVGRSGMPVVLKRGFGCTVDELLTAAEYLLAEGNDQVVLCERGIRTFEGATRFTLDLSAVALLKRRTHLPVMVDPSHSLGIPELIEPLTLAAVAAGADALLVDVHVQPEQALCDGKQALLPEDFARLMNRLEMLALGVGRRMAPAPAADYSGIHDALTPDVV; encoded by the coding sequence ATGACTGACGCCGAGCTGTTGCTGGTGTTCGACTCGACGATCGATCCGTCCGGCTTCGCCGGGTGGGCCCGGCACTTCGACTCCACCGGAACCACCGCCAGGACCTACCGGCTGGGCGGGGCGGACGTGATAGTGGCCCAGGGGCCCGCCACGGTGCTGCCCGCCCCGGCCGGCCTGCCCCAGCCGCGGCAGACCGTACGGGCGGGCGGCGGCTTCCGGCTCGGCCGGCGCGAGCTGTTCCCCTCGGGCACGGTCGTGTCCATCGGTTCCACCCTGATCGGGGACGGGGACATCGCGGTCTTCGCCGGCCCCTGCGCGGTGGAGAACCCCGGGCAGATGATGTCCACGGCCGCCGCCGTCGCCCGGCACGGCGCGGTCGGCCTGCGCGGCGGCGCCTTCAAGCCGCGCACCACGCCGTACTCCTTCCAGGGCCTCAAGTGGGCGGGTCTGGAGCTCCTGGCGAAGGCCAGGGAGGAGACCGGCCTGCCGATCCTCACCGAGGTCGTCGACCCCCGGCACGTCGACCGGATGGCCGAGGTGGTGGACGGCTTCCAGATCGGCACCCGCAACATGCAGAACTTCGAGCTGCTGATCGAGGTGGGCCGCAGCGGCATGCCGGTCGTGCTCAAGCGTGGCTTCGGCTGCACGGTCGACGAACTGCTCACCGCGGCCGAGTATCTCCTGGCCGAGGGCAACGACCAGGTCGTGCTGTGCGAGCGGGGGATCAGGACGTTCGAGGGGGCCACCCGCTTCACCCTCGACCTGTCGGCGGTGGCACTGCTCAAGCGGCGCACCCACCTGCCGGTGATGGTCGACCCCAGCCACTCGCTCGGCATCCCCGAGCTCATCGAGCCGCTCACGCTGGCCGCCGTGGCCGCGGGCGCGGACGCCCTGCTGGTCGACGTGCACGTCCAGCCCGAGCAGGCGCTGTGCGACGGCAAGCAGGCGCTGCTGCCCGAGGACTTCGCCCGGCTGATGAACCGGCTGGAGATGCTGGCGCTCGGCGTCGGCCGCCGGATGGCCCCCGCACCGGCCGCCGACTACTCCGGGATCCACGACGCCCTCACCCCCGACGTCGTCTAG